gtgtgtgtgtgtgtgtgtgtgtgtgtgtgtgtgtgtgtgtgtgtgtgtgtgtgtgtgtgtgtgtgtgtgtgtgtgtgtgtgtgtgtgtgtgtgtgtgtggccgtcCACCAGTGACAGGGCCATTACTCTGCCTGCAAAAAGATGGACGCCCCCTGTCAGTGGCCAGTTAATTGTACGGCTAGATGCATGTGCGCTGCCGGATACTTTGGTGAACACAACAGCTCTGTCCGCCCCCGGCCACTGTCCCATTCATAATCACTGCTGTGTCCTGCGCCGTAATAGAGAGCATCGCAGGGTGTTTACAACTTTCCTGGGGGAAAAGGGCATTATGTGCATTGCCACTTTTATTGTGGTACTTTGTTATTTATAGGAGCTTCTGTATTGGATTGTTTGTGCCTGTGTTCAAATACTTAAATGTTTGTCTTCTGTGTGACTTTATTGTGACTATGCATATTGTATTTGTCGACATGTTCAGATTAATGGCCAAGATGTACAAGACAGAGAGGAAGCAATGGCTGCCCTCGCCAATGACGACAGTAGGAACATCATACTGCTGGTTGCCAGGCCTGAATTGCAGGTGAGAAATGACCACAGAGTAACATCACGCTGACATACTTTTAGCCTCTGACTTAAACACTTATTGTGGGCCGAACATGAGTAAAGGAAGCATGCAATCCAGAGAGCCCTGAAGGTTGGTCTTTTCCATTAAAGTATATTTGCTCAGAGTAAACCTTAGCAGTCCAGGGTAGCCAACCCTCCCCACCGACAGAACCCCTCTTAGTGGAAGCCACCTCTGAGACACCTcatcatattttatttttatgtagCGCCACTGTAATTGACTTCCAACGGTAAGCCATAAAAGCTAATGGCATGCTAATGTGGAGTGAGTTCAGGCCCAAGGCCGATGGCGAATAAGTGAAAGGACTCTGCTGCAGTGCAGATGAGCCAGCAGCAATAGTAGACTCTTTGTAattaaatgtgtctctcagtagTAAATCTCAAGTCTTCAGATATGGATCCCATTTGGTTCACATCAAGCAGACAAACAGATGATGGATGGTGTGGAGCAAGTAGGTCAAAGGTGGCAGTCTTATGTCTATTAAATTGTATTGGCTTGATTTTAAGATTACACCATATGTTTTAAAGATGAGGGGATGCCTTTTGTTGCTTATGAAATAGGGACCTATATATCAGTCAAACACCATACCATATTAATGCTGGTGGCTTCTTTATTTTTTCTCTTCAGAAAATCGTATTTGGGCATCCATTTGGAACGCCCCACTATTTGTTTTGAGACACAAGCTTTAGGCTTTGACAAATAACACTCGCccctgtctcactctctctccatATGTTTTCCTTTTTCATTCACCCTAAGCTGGAGGAGGCCTGGCTGGATGATGAGCACAGTGAGTTCCTGGAGCAGCTGAAGATGGAAATGTTGGAGGAGCAGCAGAGGGAGGAGATGGAATTGGCTGCCTTACAGGAGGAGCAGGAGAATGAGCAGGTCAGACAGCGGCAACACATTTGCTTTAACTGGATTAGCGAGTCTATAACAAAGCTTTTTCTGTCTTGGGTTAAGACATTTCAGAAAGCTTTTTGCTCCGTTCAATAGGAATAAAGCCTTAAAAGCTGAAAGAAATCTAAATAATTTGATGCAACCTTCCTTTGATTGAAAGACTATACTACCCATTGTGAACATCCTACAGTTAGACGGGCCAGTAATTGCTTTGACTGTATTAGGTCATTATTCACAATCCATATCAACTTGTTAATTGAATTGACTACAGACATACTACAGCGGATGGCAGAGAGGAAATCAAACTCTTCATTGACTTTCTTTGCAAAACAGGCTTTGccctttttgaaatattaataaaataacGATTATGAATATTTATGCAAGGGGACCGTTGAAACATTTCAATTCCAAACATTCGTTAATCATACTTTAAAATTCTGTTCTGTTGAGAGAATAGCACGCTACACAAATCGATATAAATACAACTTCAAAGACGAGGCAGAGAGGAAATAATCCCTAAAGAAACAGAGCTGTACAACAGAGTTTCACACAACAGCACATGTAATCCTTCAGGAGAATACAGAATAGGGTTGTTCTTCATGAACTCTTCAATCttgctgtttttgttgttgtttttgtgtccTAATTCCATACAAAGGAAGTCAAACATGAAACTATTGGTAAATACCATAGTACCATTCTAAGTTCATTACGACATATGCGATACGTTTGATCACTTGAAGCATACTTGcaaatatttttgaaaacatccTTCTACCCAAAACAGGCTTTGCAAAAGTTAAATATGATAACTTTAGGGActggtggcgcagtggtctgtgcgtttgatcatcagatcaagggggtgtTGGGGAattccagttcgaaacccgctcccgccccactgcgtcaggccgttgtgtccttgggcaagacacttcacccgaatttgctcctgtgggtattgtccacagtagatgaccattacatgtatgatctgtatgtgtaatgtgtatttgtaaagcgctttgagagtctttgataaagcgctataataaatataaggattattattattattattataatacaaATCCTTATGTGGATCATTAAAAGAAAGAAGACTATCATAGTGCTGCATGTTTTATAAGTGCCGTATATCTATAAACATGTTTTACAGGCTGCTCTTGTTCCTCTTATTCTTTCAGATGAGAGCAGAAGATGACAAGCCCACCTGCTCAACACTCCCCCATCATAAGGATAACGTACTAAGTATAAAGGACAGAATGGAAAGCTCGGAGCACAATGTCCTGGCACACATCCAGAAACGTTTGTCCCAGTGCCTGAGAGACAATCGGGACACACACCGTAGCACCGGCTCCACGCGGCTGGAGGACAAAGACGATGAGGACGATGATGAGTCGGAGGGGGATCGTTTCCAGCAACTCTTGGAGCTAAAGTGTCAGATCCGTAACAGCGGTGAGTACGACCTGTTCTACAGCCGGCGCAGCACCATCGAGTGCAGCATCGGGGAGCAGGGCGGTGTGCAGCACGAGCTGCGGATGCTCAACGACGAGCTGCGCAGCATCGAACTAGAGTGTCAGAACATCATGCAGGCGCACAACCTTCGTAAGGGCCAGCAGTCTCCCTCCACAGGACACTCGGCCCCCTCCACTAAAAACCAAAGCCTCAATCGTAGTGACCCGTCCAGGGGTAAACTTATTGACATTAACGGGAGGCTGGAAAAATCGGACAAGGACAGCTCCAGTGCCTATAACACGGCGGAAAGTTCACGAAGCACCCCTCTGGCAATGGACCGCTCCCCGGAGCACTCACTACAGAGGATGGTCAGCCTCACTAACCAGAGGAACCTCCGCAGTGGACTTGCCAGTGGCCCTTCTCTCAGCCCGAGCCCCATCCCAGAATACAGTGCTGCAGTCCCAGGGAAAAGTAGCAGCCCTGACCACAGCAATCATTCGAAGTCCAACCAGACTTCTCAGGCTGAGGAGGAGAGCAGTGGGAAAGTAAAGTCACTTGCTTCCCAGATTCCATACTTCTCTCCATCCCACAGTTCCCAGCAGAGGCAGGTCAACATCCCCGCACATGCGCGCCACTACCAGAGCTACATGCAGCTGATCCAGCAGCACTCAGCTGTTGAATACGCTGAGAGCCAGCTCAGCCTGCTCAGCGTCTGCAAAGAGCCTCAGATGCCCAATAATGAGAACAAGATGGAGTGGAAGGTCAAGATCCGCAGCGACGGCACGCGCTACATCACCAAGAGGCCTGTGAGAGACAAGATCCTGAGGGAGCGAGCCCTGAAGATTAAAGAGGAGCGCAGCGGGGGAATGACCACCGATGATGATGCAATGAGTGAAATGAAGATGGGGAGGTACTGGAGTAAAGAAGAACGAAAGCAGCATCTGGTCAGAGCAAAAGAACAGAGGCAGAGACGAGAGTTCATGCAGCGCAGCCGGCTGGAGAGTTTAAAGGAGAACCCTCAGAGCAGCAGCGAGGGGCGCAAGGAGGTCAGCATTATTGAGCTCAGCCATAAGAAGATGCTGAAGAAACGCAACAAGAAGATCCTGGACAACTGGATGACCATCCAGGAGCTGATGACTCACGGTACCAAGGCCCCTGAGGGGGGGGCTAAGGTGCACAACGCCTTCCTATCAGTCACTACTGTATAAAACTGACACTCACATTCTACCCCATGCGGTATAATATACTTGCCTCGTTCAATGTGGCGTTTTTATGAGGACAATAGGAATATTTTTCACACTTTGTaacccaaaaagcattttgtaaaGAATTTATCAGTGTTGTCATGGCATTTTCTTCATGTTTTTTCAATATTGTTTTTCACATCACTATGCGgggaaaacattttctatgaaATGACGACTATATAATTATTTTATTACTTATAAACATTTTTATCTTTTCAATTCTATTTTCATATTTATGTTACGTAACCATATACTCAAAATGGTTGAATGTCATATTAAGAGAAgtttattgttttcttttatcTATTATGTTAACTTGCAACACAAAGTGAGTCAGTGGGTCTCGTGCTTTTTACTTTTATCTTTCATTAACAGATCTACTTATCCTTTAAAGCTGAAATATGTTTCTCTCTTAGTTTTGTTAAGAGGAATTATGTTTCAGACTACAGGACTTAAACATTGATTGGAAATCTAGCAGTCTAACACTCAAGCACAGATATATCGGCAAATGATGATAGCCTAAGTAcgttttacaaaataaaagtttaaATGAGGTAGGTTTCAGCTTTAAAAGGACATAAATATCTTACATTCCAATCCTAGTACTGTATATCGTTTTCATGATGAAAGATTGAGCATAACTGCGGCAAGAATGTGTTTAATACCTAAAATGTTATGAATTTGAGATAAATCCAATGACCTAAAAGGAAAGTATCCAGTGTTTCACCGCTAACTGCCATAGCTCTTTTGTCGGATGAATCCTCAAAGTTTCAGAACATTCAACAGTGTAAATTGTTAATACAAGCAAAAGTGTCTTGAGCCAAAAACTCAAATAACTTCTGCTGATATTTGTATTATCAGCAATTTCATGAAAGCATTTAAAAGTGAAATACCTCATTTTAAAGTGAAACTCTTCATATGAACAGTGCTACACTGACGGGTCAATGAAAAAATACTTAGTGCATATTCATGGTGTCCACAATGTATACTGTACTGAAGATTGGCTTTAGTGCAAAGTAACAAATACATAGTCCAACATATTCAAACGAATTGCCagctttgtttttatgtttggcAGCTTTGGGTAAAAATAATTtgtattaaatgttttatttggcaaatatttaatttcctAGTACCTATTCAACTACAGATGGACCTGCTCATAGCTTGTACGTACCGTTTTTTGCATCATCAATATACACCTTTACTCAGCCTTAACAGCAAAATGGTAAGTTTGAGTTGCAAACTGATTTCATACACAAACAGTCTGGATATCTCTGTGCACTCAGCcttataaatacatgtataattCAGTTTTTAGTTCCTGGAAAATAAAATATAGTCGTTACTTATGTTAGAGTTCACATTAAACATGTGTTAGGATGATTGCCACTGAGCAGGACTCAGAACACAGCATATTAAGTTCATTTCAAAAAACTAAACTGGTTAGATGAATGCGTTGCCATTTATCAACCGACTTTATCCAGTTACATGTACAGTATCCTCATTCGAAATGCCTCATTTTTAACTGAAATATTGTACATTTGAAATTTTAAACTGAACCTTGTACTTGTTTTAAGTCAATGTCAATGGTCTGATTTCAAGTAATGCTTAGTTGGCACATTTGTAGCCGGGTAAAATGTGTGATAATGGTGATCTTTGGaaaataaatgataataaatTATTGTTTTTTGGTATATCATCGCACTGGatcatatttatttgtattcacaaGTTTGAGGAAGAACCAAATCTGCCGTTGCACTGAAGCTGCTGTCAGGTCCATGCACACTGAACTCTCCAAGGATTTAGCACACAAATTTGGTGATTAAATTATGTTGCTTTGTTGTTTAACAAATCCTTTTACAATGTGACTTTGGAGTGGTTGGTGTGAACAGTGTGAAAGTGAACAACAGCAACAATCTGTGCTCTTCTTCTAGTCTTCTATACTGGAGGTGTTGCTAAATGGTGTCATATCACAAAAGTTAACAGTACAAACTACAAAAACGACATCAAGTCGCCCTGGGGTATAGAGCAGTCCGGTGATGTACAAATGAATTACTTGTTGGATGAACACGTGTTCACCTCAGATATCTCCTTAAGAGTGACTTTTTTTCACTCTGCTGTGAATATGTTAAGTGATTAAACAGAAGGGGATTTCAATTAAAATCATCTTCCACTTGGACGGCTTTGTGTTCATTAAAATGGATCAACCACTTAATCATTGCTATGGCCCTGTCATATGCAGGGGAGAGCACTGGGATACTCTGGTTCTCTGTATTATCTCAAGTTGTCAGTGTGCTAAAGCTGAGATTGGATTGTCACGGATACACTAGTGCCTGAAGACTGTTCTGTACTTCTGTGTTTCAATTTAACTGAAAACTTGTTCCATTTT
This region of Pseudochaenichthys georgianus chromosome 6, fPseGeo1.2, whole genome shotgun sequence genomic DNA includes:
- the LOC117447501 gene encoding PDZ domain-containing RING finger protein 4-like isoform X1 — protein: MCPDLLNNFLLTHCTAQESYPRIAQTMCADCPTARAEKEPTCQVLNRGLMESQTELQAGRGVCQRGCGLRLSGEDMSSGQHCCVEALRTVTEALEERSATLEHETRMQRLRWNRREQSLLAQVTALQTEAQLSALQHQRRRHQYMLHIHSLAEQLTGYCQVNGKELSKSSHEETAEAFRAARDPVVVQVIRRTPSGRPHGLPQEIHVVDVCTQTDITFEHIMALVKLRPSTPPVPDVCPFLLSDSCHSLHTMDKDYYEGTDYLSPVPADGERTEEFEYEEVELCRLNSQEKLGLTLCYRTDEEDDVAIYVSEICPNSIAARDGRIREGDRILQINGQDVQDREEAMAALANDDSRNIILLVARPELQLEEAWLDDEHSEFLEQLKMEMLEEQQREEMELAALQEEQENEQMRAEDDKPTCSTLPHHKDNVLSIKDRMESSEHNVLAHIQKRLSQCLRDNRDTHRSTGSTRLEDKDDEDDDESEGDRFQQLLELKCQIRNSGEYDLFYSRRSTIECSIGEQGGVQHELRMLNDELRSIELECQNIMQAHNLRKGQQSPSTGHSAPSTKNQSLNRSDPSRGKLIDINGRLEKSDKDSSSAYNTAESSRSTPLAMDRSPEHSLQRMVSLTNQRNLRSGLASGPSLSPSPIPEYSAAVPGKSSSPDHSNHSKSNQTSQAEEESSGKVKSLASQIPYFSPSHSSQQRQVNIPAHARHYQSYMQLIQQHSAVEYAESQLSLLSVCKEPQMPNNENKMEWKVKIRSDGTRYITKRPVRDKILRERALKIKEERSGGMTTDDDAMSEMKMGRYWSKEERKQHLVRAKEQRQRREFMQRSRLESLKENPQSSSEGRKEVSIIELSHKKMLKKRNKKILDNWMTIQELMTHGTKAPEGGAKVHNAFLSVTTV
- the LOC117447501 gene encoding PDZ domain-containing RING finger protein 4-like isoform X2, coding for MGCNLCTLQKREEHYKLLYEIAQVNGKELSKSSHEETAEAFRAARDPVVVQVIRRTPSGRPHGLPQEIHVVDVCTQTDITFEHIMALVKLRPSTPPVPDVCPFLLSDSCHSLHTMDKDYYEGTDYLSPVPADGERTEEFEYEEVELCRLNSQEKLGLTLCYRTDEEDDVAIYVSEICPNSIAARDGRIREGDRILQINGQDVQDREEAMAALANDDSRNIILLVARPELQLEEAWLDDEHSEFLEQLKMEMLEEQQREEMELAALQEEQENEQMRAEDDKPTCSTLPHHKDNVLSIKDRMESSEHNVLAHIQKRLSQCLRDNRDTHRSTGSTRLEDKDDEDDDESEGDRFQQLLELKCQIRNSGEYDLFYSRRSTIECSIGEQGGVQHELRMLNDELRSIELECQNIMQAHNLRKGQQSPSTGHSAPSTKNQSLNRSDPSRGKLIDINGRLEKSDKDSSSAYNTAESSRSTPLAMDRSPEHSLQRMVSLTNQRNLRSGLASGPSLSPSPIPEYSAAVPGKSSSPDHSNHSKSNQTSQAEEESSGKVKSLASQIPYFSPSHSSQQRQVNIPAHARHYQSYMQLIQQHSAVEYAESQLSLLSVCKEPQMPNNENKMEWKVKIRSDGTRYITKRPVRDKILRERALKIKEERSGGMTTDDDAMSEMKMGRYWSKEERKQHLVRAKEQRQRREFMQRSRLESLKENPQSSSEGRKEVSIIELSHKKMLKKRNKKILDNWMTIQELMTHGTKAPEGGAKVHNAFLSVTTV